From a region of the Triticum aestivum cultivar Chinese Spring chromosome 7D, IWGSC CS RefSeq v2.1, whole genome shotgun sequence genome:
- the LOC123167221 gene encoding E3 ubiquitin-protein ligase SIRP1 — translation MSAASSPPPADAAAAGAETEAAPVVFYCYECQATVSLPAPAATPSRLLLCPRCRSDFLEENPNPSTSSPPPPPPPPPGFLSDSSEEPDDIDLGIDHTAAQAYLTRLVRRLYDDPTSVATAAAAAVSVLQQQGHIGGQGQPPAPAASIAAVPTVEVSEPASVCAICKDDLPLAVAARRLPCGHLYHSVCIVQWLEMHNSCPVCRSCLPPTNLEGVEPQQLDPPPTQITIRFTTNRRRIRTNSDAVAPAATSPTQLAEAMTGEGGAGPANSAETVSSEWPPPPESDAVVSETREIEGFFD, via the coding sequence ATGTCGGCGGCGTCCTCCCCTCCTCCGGCCGACGCGGCGGCCGCGGGGGCGGAGACGGAGGCCGCGCCCGTCGTCTTCTACTGCTACGAGTGCCAGGCCACCGTCTCCCTCCCTGCGCCGGCCGCCACGCCCTCGCGGCTACTGCTCTGCCCCCGTTGCCGCAGCGACTTCCTCGAGGAGAACCCTAACCCGTCGACCTCGTcccctccaccgccaccgcccccgccgccgggGTTCCTCTCCGACTCCTCGGAGGAGCCCGACGACATCGACCTCGGGATCGATCACACCGCTGCCCAGGCCTACCTCACCCGCCTCGTTCGCCGCCTCTACGATGATCCCACCTCCGTGGCCACCGCCGCGGCCGCGGCGGTGTCCGTGCTCCAGCAGCAGGGGCACATCGGTGGGCAGGGCCAGCCCCCGGCGCCcgcggcctccatcgccgccgtgCCGACGGTCGAGGTGTCCGAGCCCGCCTCGGTCTGCGCCATCTGCAAGGACGACCTCCCTCTCGCCGTCGCCGCGCGGAGGCTCCCCTGCGGTCACCTCTATCACTCCGTTTGCATCGTGCAGTGGCTGGAGATGCACAATTCCTGCCCTGTCTGCCGCTCTTGCCTCCCGCCCACCAACCTCGAGGGGGTGGAGCCCCAGCAACTGGATCCGCCACCAACACAGATCACTATCCGGTTTACGACCAACCGCCGCCGCATCCGCACCAATAGTGATGCAGTGGCTCCGGCCGCGACGTCGCCTACTCAGCTCGCAGAGGCGATGACAGGGGAAGGAGGTGCTGGACCTGCGAATAGCGCAGAAACTGTATCGTCTGAATGGCCACCGCCCCCAGAATCTGATGCCGTCGTGTCAGAGACCCGTGAGATTGAGGGCTTCTTTGATTGA